In one Nitrososphaera viennensis EN76 genomic region, the following are encoded:
- a CDS encoding alcohol dehydrogenase, whose amino-acid sequence MKAARINKTKEPLKVEDIATPKPSGEQVLVKVDSAGVCHSDLHLWEGGYAGPQGVFMKVEDRGVKFPLTPGHEVAGSIVEMGDKVTGYSKGEKVLVYPWIGDGVCPACKAGEENLCDSPRSLGVYQDGGYGEYALVPSYKYLVKLGDYDTAAAASLACSGLTAFTAVKKAAVKDGETLVIIGAGGLGLMAVQIAKAITGAKIAVVDIDDKKLDEAKKLGADIAVNSGKGDPVQGVKDATKGLGAEAVIDFVNNAKTAPNSFNMLRKRGKLVMVGLFGGSMELNLPLIPLRAFTLTGAYTGKYSDLVELVELAKKGKIQSVVSRRFKLDEVNAALEELKSGKIIGRAVINP is encoded by the coding sequence TTGAAAGTAGAAGATATTGCTACACCAAAGCCAAGCGGCGAGCAGGTCCTCGTAAAGGTGGACAGCGCAGGAGTCTGCCACAGCGACCTGCACCTGTGGGAAGGAGGCTATGCCGGCCCGCAGGGCGTTTTCATGAAGGTTGAAGACCGCGGAGTAAAGTTTCCGTTGACGCCGGGCCACGAGGTCGCCGGCTCGATAGTGGAGATGGGCGACAAGGTCACCGGCTACAGCAAGGGCGAAAAGGTGCTCGTCTACCCGTGGATAGGCGACGGCGTGTGCCCTGCGTGCAAGGCCGGAGAGGAGAACCTCTGCGACTCGCCAAGGTCGCTTGGCGTGTACCAGGACGGGGGCTATGGCGAGTATGCACTCGTTCCCAGTTACAAATACCTTGTAAAGCTGGGCGACTATGACACTGCCGCAGCTGCATCGCTTGCGTGCTCTGGCCTCACCGCGTTTACCGCCGTGAAAAAGGCGGCGGTAAAGGACGGCGAGACGCTCGTGATAATCGGAGCCGGCGGCCTTGGGCTCATGGCGGTGCAGATAGCCAAGGCGATAACCGGCGCAAAGATAGCCGTGGTCGACATTGACGACAAAAAGCTGGACGAGGCGAAAAAGCTCGGCGCCGACATTGCGGTGAACTCGGGCAAGGGCGACCCGGTGCAGGGCGTCAAGGACGCCACAAAGGGCCTCGGAGCCGAAGCAGTCATCGACTTTGTCAACAACGCCAAGACAGCCCCGAACTCTTTTAACATGCTGAGAAAGCGCGGCAAGCTTGTGATGGTGGGCCTTTTCGGAGGCTCGATGGAACTTAACTTACCGCTCATACCGCTGCGCGCCTTTACCCTTACCGGCGCCTACACCGGCAAGTACTCTGATCTGGTAGAACTGGTAGAGCTCGCCAAGAAGGGCAAGATCCAGTCAGTGGTGTCGCGCCGGTTCAAGCTCGATGAAGTGAACGCCGCGCTTGAAGAGCTAAAGAGTGGCAAGATAATCGGCAGGGCTGTAATCAACCCGTAG